Part of the Eshraghiella crossota genome is shown below.
CTTCTGATATACAGTTATTTCAGAATTTTATCAAGAAATTATCCGGCAAGAAACAGAGAGAACCAGTGGTACCTTAATGCAACGAGAATGTTCAGAAAGAACAGAAGCAGCTATGGTAACGATGCGGGTACGAGACAGAGAGATACGGCACACAGGATATTTAAGTGCCCTAACTGCAGTCAGAAGATAAGAGTACCTAAGGGCAAGGGTAAGATATGTATAAGATGTCCGAAATGCCGTATAGAATTTATTAAGAGAACATAAGTCAGGGTGCGATATGTTTGGATATATTGTTATTCACAAGGATGAACTTAAGGTTAAGGATTACAACAGATATAACAGCTTTTATTGTGGTGTCTGCAGAAGTCTTAGGAATAATTATGGATTACCGGGTCAGATAACACTTAATTATGATATGACATTTCTTGCAATACTTTTATCGGGACTTTATGAAGATGATACTAAGACAGTTATGCGTCATTGTGTCATGCATCATGTTAAGAAGCATGGTGAAATCAGTAACGAATATACAGATTATGCGGCGGCAATGAATATATTGCTATCGTATTATAAGCTTAAGGATAACTGGGATGACGATAGGAGCCTTAAGTCCAATATCTGTGCCGGTCTTCTTAAGAAAGCATTTAAGAAGGCTGCCTCAAAGTTTCCAAAACAGGCCGGGATAATAGAAGATTATATAAGTGGACAGAGTGAATGTGAAAAGTCCCATGAAAATAATATAGATACAGTTTCTTCATATACCGGTAAGATGCTTGGCGGTATTTTTGCAATGAAAGATGATATCTGGAAAGAAGATCTTTACAGGATGGGATTTTTCCTTGGCAAATATATCTACATAATGGATGCTTTTGATGATATTGATAAAGACATTAAGAATGAAAGCTATAATCCGTTGATACCAAGACGGAATGATGGCGATTTTAATGAGTATTGTAAAAATATTTTAACCATAACTGCGGCAGAGTCTGCAAGAGCATTTGAATGTCTGCCGATTATTGATAATATTGATATTTTGAGAAATATTATGTATGCTGGTATATGGACTAAATATAACATAATAATACAGAAACGGGATAAAGATCCTGACAGAGAGGTATAGAATGACAGATCCGTATTCAGTGCTTGGCATATCAAGAGGTGCAAGTACAGAAGAAATTAAGAAAGCATATAGACAGCTAAGCAGAAAGTATCATCCCGATGCCAATGTTAATAACCCTAATAAGGCTCAGGCAGAGGAGAAATTTAAGCAGATACAGGAAGCTTATAATCAGATAATCCATGAGAAAGAAAATGGTGGATCTTATTATGGCAGTTACAGTGGAAGCTACGGAGGAAGCTATGGTTCAGGTAACAGTTATAACAGTTATAACAGTTATAGCAGTTCCGAGGATCAGAGAATAGTTGCGGCAGCTAATCTTGTAAGAAACAGACAGTTCAGGGAAGCAATAATTGTACTTGAGGGTATGACGGAAAGAAGTGCCAGATGGTATTATGTGCATGCCTACGCAAGTGCCGGAGTCGGCAATATGATAGTTGCACAAGAGGATGCAAGGACTGCGGTACAGATGGAACCGGGCAATCAGGAATATATTAACCTTCTTAACCAGCTCCAGAATACAGGCGGCTGGTATACGGGAGCAGGAGCCGGATACGGACAGGACAGTGCCGGAGCGGGCAGCTGTTGTACACAGATGCTTTGCCTTAATCTTTTATGCAACTGCTGTTGTTGCGGCGGAGGATTCTAAGAGTCAGTGATTAGAGCCGGAATCTGACATAATGTGCTTCACTTCCGGCAGCATAATGTAATTTATAGAGAAAATAAGACAGCAGATTTCGTAATTTGGTGTCTTTTTTTGCGATAAATAGTGCTTGCAATAAATTACTGACATATATAAAATCATTGTAGAAAAAGATACTCAATGGATATAAGAGGCTTGAAATGGTTAAAGAAACAGATTACATATATAACATACCTAAATTTTCAAAGAAATCGTCCCTTGCCAATACCAGGATAATGCTTGACAGAATAGGATTTGATGAAAACAGTAAGAAAATAATACATGTTGCAGGAACTAACGGTAAGGGCTCGGTATGTGCCTATCTTGCGGGGATATTAGGTAAGGCCGGTAAGAAAACCGGACTTTTTACGTCACCGCATCTTGTCAGAATCAATGAGAGAATCGTAATTAACGGAGAAGAAGTTACAGACAGCGTATTTGAGGATTCTTTTAAAAGGATTAAGAAAATATCCGAGGATATGGTAAGGGACGGCTTTGACCATCCATCTTTTTTTGAATTTCTTTTCGGAATGGCAATGGATATTTTCAAGAACAGTGATACAGAGTATATTATTCTTGAGACGGGACTGGGGGGAAGACTTGATGCAACCAATGTGATAACACATCCTGTAATGACAGTCCTTACGTCAATAAGTCTTGACCATACTGAAATACTGGGAGATACCTACGAAAAAATAGCTATGGAAAAGGCCGGCATAATTAAAGAAGGTGTGCCTGTTTTATTTATAAACAGAAGAAAAGATGTAACGGATGTATTTATGGAAAAGGCCAGGGAAAAAAATGCACCGGTGACCATAATAGAACCGGATGATATTAAAGATATTGTAATTAAAGATAAAAATATTGATTTTTGTCTTCATAATAAGTATTATGATAATGAGATTTTTTCAGTACAGACTAAGGCAGAATATCAGGCTGAAAATGCTTCCCTTGCGGCAACGGCGGCAGCAATGCTTTCCATAGACCGCACCTCTGTAAAAGAAGGGCTTTCAAGCGTTGTGTGGATTGGCAGGATGCAGCGGATGGATGATGGTCTTGTGGTCGACGGCGGACATAATGATGACGGTATAGAACATTTTCTTGCCTCGGTCCGTAAAGACGGATGGAAAGGCAGACGAATCCTGCTTTTCTCAGCAGTTAAGGACAAACATTACGCCGGCATGATTGATAAAATCTGTACGTCCGGGCTTTTCCGGGTGATAGTAACGGGAGTTCTTAATGACAAAAGAGGTATAGACACAGATACATTAAAAAAAGTGTTTGATAAGTATGACTGTGTTGATGTAATCCATTGTGCCAATATTCCCGATGCATACAGAAAATTAATGGAATTATCCGATGAAAACACAATGAAATACGCTGTAGGTTCTTTATACCTTGCAGGTGAAATTTTGAACATAGAATGGAGATAAGTATGATTGACTTTGATGAAGAGATAAGAAAATTCCAGCCAAGTCTTGAAGTTGACGAAGCAGAGGATGCGATTTACCGTAATAATACAACGGACGTTACGGAAGTAATTGATAAAATAATAAGAGAAATAACAGATAAATAGGAGCAGGTTAATGAGATGTTATAAATGTAACAGTGTACTTACTGACAACGATTACTGCCTTAAATGCGGAGCAGATGTATCTGTATATAAGATAGTTGTCAAATCGTCCAATTCCTATTATAATCTCGGTCTTGCAAAAGCGCAGGTCAGGGATTTAACAGGAGCGGTATCAGCACTTAAAACCAGTCTTAAAATTAATAAATCCAACATTAAAGCAAGAAATCTCCTGGGCCTTGTATATTTTGAAATCGGAGAAACAGCACTTGCCCTTAAAGAGTGGGTAATAAGCGTTAATCTTAAGCCGGATAAAAATGTTGCAACCGTTTACATTAAGAAAGTTAAGTTCAATCCCAATAAACTTGAACAGCTTAATCAGGCAGCTAAGAAATATAATTACGCTTTAAATAAGCTGCAGGAGGGCAGCGATGATGTTGCTCTTATACAGCTAAAAAAAGTAGTGACACTTAATCCAAGATTTGTAAGAGCACAGCTGCTTCTTGGTCTTTTGTATATGAAACATGGGAACATGGATAAAGCTGCAAAGACCATAAAAAAAGCTCTTGAAACAGACAGAACAAATACTCTGGGATTAAGATATATGGACGAGCTTAATAACGAGGGCATAGCTGCTGCATCAAAAAATGATGAGGTATACTATAAGCCTAAGAAAAAAGGGTTATCAGGCAATGATGTAATTCTGCCTCCTAATTCCTATAAAGAGCCGTCAAGCGGTATGCTTACCGTTGTCCAGATATTGTTTGGAGTTATTATAGGTGTTGCACTTGTATGGTTCCTTGTAGTACCGTCCAAGGTCCAGAACGCCAAGAAGGAAAGCAATGACACCATAAAACAGTACAGCGAGAGTATGTCAAGCCAGTCCGTCAGAATAACTGACCTTGAAAAACAGTTAAGCGAGGCCAAGGACGAGCTTAAGACCGTTAAAGATGAACTTGCCGGATATGCAGGTGATTCGGGTTCGGTTAATATGTATGCAGGACTTATTGATGCTGTTTCATATTATCTTGATGATGATTTTGACAATACTATGGTGGAACTTGCTAAGATAGATGTTACCAAACTTCCTACGGACAAGGCTAAATCGCTTTACACATTGCTTGACGAGAACTGCAACAGTGGTGCGGAAACATATCTTAAAGCAGGCTCTAATGC
Proteins encoded:
- a CDS encoding bifunctional folylpolyglutamate synthase/dihydrofolate synthase, yielding MVKETDYIYNIPKFSKKSSLANTRIMLDRIGFDENSKKIIHVAGTNGKGSVCAYLAGILGKAGKKTGLFTSPHLVRINERIVINGEEVTDSVFEDSFKRIKKISEDMVRDGFDHPSFFEFLFGMAMDIFKNSDTEYIILETGLGGRLDATNVITHPVMTVLTSISLDHTEILGDTYEKIAMEKAGIIKEGVPVLFINRRKDVTDVFMEKAREKNAPVTIIEPDDIKDIVIKDKNIDFCLHNKYYDNEIFSVQTKAEYQAENASLAATAAAMLSIDRTSVKEGLSSVVWIGRMQRMDDGLVVDGGHNDDGIEHFLASVRKDGWKGRRILLFSAVKDKHYAGMIDKICTSGLFRVIVTGVLNDKRGIDTDTLKKVFDKYDCVDVIHCANIPDAYRKLMELSDENTMKYAVGSLYLAGEILNIEWR
- a CDS encoding tetratricopeptide repeat protein encodes the protein MRCYKCNSVLTDNDYCLKCGADVSVYKIVVKSSNSYYNLGLAKAQVRDLTGAVSALKTSLKINKSNIKARNLLGLVYFEIGETALALKEWVISVNLKPDKNVATVYIKKVKFNPNKLEQLNQAAKKYNYALNKLQEGSDDVALIQLKKVVTLNPRFVRAQLLLGLLYMKHGNMDKAAKTIKKALETDRTNTLGLRYMDELNNEGIAAASKNDEVYYKPKKKGLSGNDVILPPNSYKEPSSGMLTVVQILFGVIIGVALVWFLVVPSKVQNAKKESNDTIKQYSESMSSQSVRITDLEKQLSEAKDELKTVKDELAGYAGDSGSVNMYAGLIDAVSYYLDDDFDNTMVELAKIDVTKLPTDKAKSLYTLLDENCNSGAETYLKAGSNAYDKSDYITAVKYLELSYKFNSESDEAIYYLAMSHFRLNENDKGKEYADILKSKFGNSKFTGDITKYMEENNIT
- a CDS encoding J domain-containing protein gives rise to the protein MTDPYSVLGISRGASTEEIKKAYRQLSRKYHPDANVNNPNKAQAEEKFKQIQEAYNQIIHEKENGGSYYGSYSGSYGGSYGSGNSYNSYNSYSSSEDQRIVAAANLVRNRQFREAIIVLEGMTERSARWYYVHAYASAGVGNMIVAQEDARTAVQMEPGNQEYINLLNQLQNTGGWYTGAGAGYGQDSAGAGSCCTQMLCLNLLCNCCCCGGGF
- a CDS encoding DUF5685 family protein produces the protein MFGYIVIHKDELKVKDYNRYNSFYCGVCRSLRNNYGLPGQITLNYDMTFLAILLSGLYEDDTKTVMRHCVMHHVKKHGEISNEYTDYAAAMNILLSYYKLKDNWDDDRSLKSNICAGLLKKAFKKAASKFPKQAGIIEDYISGQSECEKSHENNIDTVSSYTGKMLGGIFAMKDDIWKEDLYRMGFFLGKYIYIMDAFDDIDKDIKNESYNPLIPRRNDGDFNEYCKNILTITAAESARAFECLPIIDNIDILRNIMYAGIWTKYNIIIQKRDKDPDREV